From a single Couchioplanes caeruleus genomic region:
- a CDS encoding Acg family FMN-binding oxidoreductase, producing MNTMPAPPTYAILTDCVRLATAAPSLHNSQPWRFRFREPAVDVYADSHRRLHVLDPAGREQLISVGAAVFNLRLALRQAGFWSDVTLFPEPGEPGLVARVTPTNPARATSAVEALASAIPHRHTNRRPFAQAAVPAAVVEELRAAAYKEGAVLAATAPPGRDAILRMARSADGWLQSQPGYEDELARWTRDRVKRHDGIPTSAAGPWDALEAVPTRDFSGLWPGLRRSEKFEPHPTILVLATAGDQRSDWLRAGQALQRVLLTATWKGLATAPISQPVEVPAVRRRLIDPRAALWAQMVLRIGYGTPAGRTPRRPLEDVLSA from the coding sequence ATGAACACCATGCCTGCACCGCCGACGTACGCGATCCTGACGGATTGCGTACGCCTGGCGACCGCCGCACCGTCCCTGCACAACAGCCAGCCCTGGCGGTTCCGGTTCCGGGAGCCGGCGGTCGACGTGTACGCCGATTCGCACCGCCGTCTGCACGTGCTGGACCCGGCCGGCCGCGAGCAGCTGATCAGCGTGGGCGCCGCCGTGTTCAACCTGCGCCTGGCGCTGCGACAGGCCGGTTTCTGGTCCGACGTGACCCTGTTCCCGGAGCCGGGCGAACCCGGCCTCGTGGCCCGGGTGACACCGACGAACCCGGCCCGTGCCACGTCCGCCGTGGAGGCGCTCGCATCCGCCATCCCGCACCGGCACACCAACCGGCGGCCGTTCGCCCAGGCCGCCGTTCCCGCCGCCGTCGTCGAGGAGCTGCGCGCCGCGGCGTACAAGGAAGGCGCCGTGCTGGCCGCGACCGCCCCGCCCGGCCGGGACGCGATCCTGCGCATGGCCCGCTCCGCGGACGGCTGGCTGCAGTCCCAGCCCGGTTACGAGGACGAGCTCGCCCGCTGGACCCGCGACAGGGTCAAGCGCCACGACGGAATCCCGACGTCGGCCGCCGGGCCGTGGGACGCGCTCGAGGCGGTGCCGACCCGCGACTTCTCCGGCCTGTGGCCGGGCCTGCGACGCTCCGAGAAGTTCGAGCCGCACCCGACGATCCTCGTGCTCGCCACCGCGGGCGACCAGCGCAGCGACTGGTTGCGCGCCGGGCAGGCGCTGCAACGGGTGCTGCTGACCGCGACCTGGAAGGGCCTGGCCACCGCACCGATCAGCCAGCCGGTGGAGGTGCCGGCCGTGCGGCGCCGGCTCATCGATCCGCGGGCGGCCCTGTGGGCGCAGATGGTGCTGCGCATCGGGTACGGCACACCGGCCGGCCGCACACCACGGCGCCCGCTCGAGGACGTGCTGTCCGCGTGA
- a CDS encoding GNAT family N-acetyltransferase: MDATPLPGSPGAVEQPVSDVRVELYAGSRDTLRPLFELAEDSAVQLDSYLADGRVLVALSGGEVIGHLQLVDSRPADFEIKNMAVRETHQGRGVGRSLVRAAIELAASGAGATLRVATAAADVGNLRFYQRQGFRMRAIDRDAFTPGTGYPQRIVIDGIPLRDRVWLDYDLGTDTAER, translated from the coding sequence GTGGACGCGACGCCTCTGCCGGGCAGCCCGGGGGCAGTGGAGCAACCCGTCAGCGATGTTCGGGTTGAGCTGTATGCCGGTTCTCGTGACACCCTGCGGCCGTTGTTCGAGCTGGCCGAGGACTCGGCGGTCCAGCTCGACTCCTACCTCGCAGACGGCCGGGTCCTGGTGGCGCTGTCGGGCGGCGAGGTGATCGGTCACCTGCAGCTGGTCGACAGCCGACCCGCAGACTTCGAGATCAAGAACATGGCCGTACGGGAGACCCACCAAGGTCGCGGAGTGGGCCGGAGCCTGGTGCGGGCGGCCATCGAGCTGGCGGCGTCCGGGGCGGGCGCCACGCTCCGGGTCGCCACGGCGGCCGCCGACGTCGGCAACCTGCGCTTCTATCAGCGGCAGGGCTTTCGCATGCGGGCGATCGACCGGGACGCGTTCACGCCCGGGACCGGATACCCGCAGCGGATCGTCATCGACGGCATCCCCCTGCGCGACCGCGTGTGGTTGGACTACGACCTCGGTACGGACACCGCCGAGCGGTAG
- a CDS encoding DUF6461 domain-containing protein: MTGVADLPMDELAAVVAAAMPVLCERIPAAPACLLGRLAAPRDPGAPTPGGHWPHPAVEGEPAGLGELRTMGALPVERLLGALEIAVAGRDWGGVPELLTGVPRPQQGGYAWIATGGADSEATSAARLLEQMHPGLAGRTAALVDRLAGHPAVTGALAVPAGVTDEAGIAAAHGAAHLALGVAVAGVLVHQADPWPVVERAAAAVGLGVGAAALLLRRTPMPAAYAVAQLDKIRAGYLLPRHMSGSVSVAGHRFGLSEHGLPADADFTGNGLVAVADGAVVVRTGAGQGLVHVDLDVLGEPPAEAEPAGWEEIVEVSWHAAEGLASVVGADGPGGDGLRRQTPPWAGDYRVRVYARGRDESDAGFERYRFEVWAAPAGPEIVHQRTDRLGHRLRGEPEPVRAERPERAYRWVHHTDLSMAATVTVVTGSTLQQALQAFGADVHRPEPIDELREEAIRGPVLLPWAAAFDLGDAVLLVEDNGFRGTDEAVLRAASAHGRAASMFWNVNAVTRLSFAERGRLLASFEPWGGEEVSPEVAVALAGLDFAVFGDRTEKGLVAVERFTGRAVTAADHDRLLETGVGYRLTG, translated from the coding sequence ATGACCGGGGTCGCCGATCTGCCGATGGATGAGCTGGCCGCTGTCGTCGCGGCGGCGATGCCGGTGCTCTGCGAGCGGATTCCTGCCGCGCCCGCCTGTCTGCTGGGGCGCCTGGCCGCTCCGCGCGATCCGGGCGCGCCGACGCCGGGCGGGCACTGGCCGCACCCGGCGGTCGAGGGGGAGCCGGCCGGTCTGGGTGAGCTGCGGACGATGGGTGCTCTGCCGGTGGAACGCCTGCTCGGCGCGCTGGAAATCGCCGTTGCGGGACGGGACTGGGGCGGCGTTCCGGAGCTGCTGACCGGGGTGCCGCGACCGCAGCAAGGCGGGTACGCGTGGATCGCCACCGGCGGTGCCGACAGCGAAGCCACCTCGGCAGCCCGCCTGCTGGAACAGATGCACCCCGGACTGGCAGGGCGTACGGCCGCCCTGGTCGACCGCCTCGCCGGGCATCCGGCGGTGACCGGGGCGCTGGCTGTCCCCGCCGGGGTGACCGATGAGGCCGGGATCGCGGCTGCGCACGGTGCCGCCCACCTTGCCCTGGGCGTGGCGGTTGCCGGAGTCCTGGTGCACCAAGCGGATCCGTGGCCGGTGGTGGAGCGGGCTGCCGCGGCCGTGGGTCTGGGAGTCGGCGCGGCCGCGCTGCTGCTGCGGCGCACGCCGATGCCGGCGGCGTACGCGGTTGCGCAGCTGGACAAGATCCGTGCCGGGTACCTGCTGCCGCGGCACATGTCCGGTTCCGTCAGCGTGGCGGGGCACCGGTTCGGCCTCTCCGAGCACGGATTGCCCGCCGATGCGGACTTCACCGGCAACGGGCTGGTCGCGGTGGCCGACGGCGCCGTCGTGGTTCGCACCGGTGCCGGACAGGGTCTGGTGCACGTCGACCTCGACGTGCTGGGCGAGCCGCCGGCCGAGGCCGAGCCGGCGGGGTGGGAGGAGATCGTCGAGGTCAGCTGGCACGCCGCCGAGGGCCTCGCCTCCGTGGTCGGAGCGGACGGGCCGGGTGGTGACGGGCTGCGCCGGCAGACCCCGCCGTGGGCCGGTGACTATCGGGTCCGGGTGTACGCCCGCGGCCGTGACGAGTCCGACGCCGGGTTCGAGCGCTACCGGTTCGAGGTGTGGGCGGCACCGGCCGGTCCGGAGATCGTGCACCAGCGCACCGACCGGCTCGGTCACCGGCTGCGCGGCGAGCCGGAGCCGGTGCGGGCCGAGCGGCCGGAGCGTGCGTACCGATGGGTGCACCACACCGACCTGTCGATGGCGGCCACGGTCACGGTGGTCACCGGCTCGACGCTGCAGCAGGCGCTGCAAGCCTTCGGCGCCGACGTCCACCGCCCCGAGCCGATCGACGAGCTTCGCGAGGAAGCGATCCGGGGACCCGTGCTCCTGCCGTGGGCCGCCGCGTTCGACCTCGGCGACGCGGTGCTCCTGGTCGAGGACAACGGCTTCCGGGGTACGGACGAGGCCGTGCTGCGGGCCGCGTCGGCTCACGGCCGGGCCGCCAGCATGTTCTGGAATGTCAACGCGGTCACCCGGTTGTCCTTCGCCGAACGCGGCCGGCTGCTCGCCTCGTTCGAGCCCTGGGGAGGCGAAGAGGTCTCGCCGGAGGTCGCCGTGGCCCTCGCCGGCCTGGATTTCGCCGTGTTCGGCGACCGCACGGAGAAGGGGCTGGTGGCGGTCGAGCGGTTCACCGGCCGGGCCGTCACCGCCGCCGATCACGACCGCCTCCTGGAGACCGGCGTCGGCTACCGGCTCACCGGGTAG
- a CDS encoding alpha/beta fold hydrolase, giving the protein MTEYLDIAGNTIAYDVTGEGPLVVLAHGIGDSRHSYRFLAPALAGAGYRVANVDIRGCGDSSLGWDGYSRTDIAGDLVAVVRHLGGPAVIIGQSISGGAATIAAATAPGLIRGVIELAPFTRAQSVDLGGLLRVKRFRSGYLQLGQVMVRGSLASWTKYLDIAMPAKPADWNAELARIEAKLSEPGRMKVLQAMCRTSPGDAGAALPEVACPVLVVEGSLDPDWADPRAEGEKIIADLPRGLGELAVIEGAGHYPHAQTPDRVLALTLPFLTRTLADA; this is encoded by the coding sequence ATGACCGAGTACCTGGACATCGCCGGCAACACCATCGCCTACGACGTGACGGGGGAAGGTCCCCTGGTGGTCCTGGCCCACGGCATCGGCGACAGCCGGCACTCCTACCGCTTCCTCGCCCCGGCCCTCGCCGGCGCCGGCTACCGGGTCGCCAACGTCGACATCCGCGGCTGCGGCGACTCCAGTCTCGGCTGGGACGGTTACAGCCGTACCGATATCGCGGGTGACCTCGTCGCCGTCGTGCGCCACCTCGGCGGACCGGCCGTGATCATCGGCCAGTCGATCAGCGGCGGAGCCGCGACCATCGCGGCCGCCACCGCGCCCGGCCTGATCCGCGGTGTCATCGAGCTGGCGCCGTTCACCCGGGCACAGTCGGTCGACCTCGGCGGGCTGCTGCGGGTCAAGCGTTTCCGGAGCGGATACCTGCAGCTGGGGCAGGTCATGGTCCGGGGCAGCCTGGCGAGCTGGACGAAGTATCTCGACATCGCGATGCCGGCCAAGCCCGCCGACTGGAACGCCGAACTCGCGCGCATCGAGGCCAAGCTCAGCGAACCCGGCCGGATGAAGGTGCTGCAGGCCATGTGCAGGACCAGCCCGGGCGACGCCGGGGCGGCCCTGCCCGAGGTCGCCTGCCCCGTGCTGGTCGTCGAGGGCAGCCTCGATCCCGACTGGGCCGACCCGCGGGCCGAGGGCGAGAAGATCATCGCCGATCTGCCCCGGGGCCTCGGTGAGCTCGCGGTCATCGAGGGCGCCGGCCACTACCCGCACGCCCAGACGCCCGACCGGGTCCTCGCGCTCACCCTGCCCTTCCTCACCCGGACGCTGGCCGATGCCTAG
- a CDS encoding DUF1996 domain-containing protein produces the protein MRSRHARIGVAAAVLAGTGALTVTFVSAGGKGTADAATELQQYVAIETVRPNVTVPRVRANGSRGRFIVDCGTNAEGKFSPDNPVAQPGIRNGAEHVHDFVGNLAITATTSDADLEASGTTCENGDKSSYFWPVVRIDRSVRSGADVRRALTTTTPTVTCPSVRDRLPAVPVGARNAVLARLRGLDDATARANDRMAHSRGRIDARANDRLLTSLRTERARLIKGISDSIAAGGGRSSGLVSLVECDVSYDGMHAAMRHTAAEVEARAVASPQVRCPAVRDRLPGVPAAAVAEVDRNLTELDRQIAEADERLVTTRGQGGPDFVANAVVGPLNARRAAVLDRIATAIGRHADRPRGLGALATCTVDQQSSAPVTPEPSAGASAPLPGPQGPDLELPNNTGGIVRPSSVLIEYRGNATAKVVPMPKFLRALTGDAKPTSRGPANARAAWTCSGFADRLSDRYPICPAGRAVQRVHDFPGCWDGRNTDSTNHRSHLAFADGTTGACPAGFVAIPQLRITISYAIARDDQIRGRYALDSFPEEDHNPFSDHDDFVNVNSARTMQHIATCINKARTCAAR, from the coding sequence TTGCGATCACGTCACGCCAGGATCGGCGTCGCGGCCGCCGTCCTGGCCGGGACGGGCGCCCTCACCGTCACGTTCGTCTCCGCGGGCGGCAAGGGCACCGCCGACGCGGCCACCGAGCTGCAGCAATACGTTGCCATCGAAACCGTACGGCCGAACGTCACGGTCCCCCGGGTCCGCGCGAACGGCTCCCGTGGCCGTTTCATCGTCGACTGCGGCACGAACGCCGAGGGCAAGTTCAGCCCCGACAACCCGGTGGCACAACCCGGGATCAGGAACGGCGCCGAACACGTGCACGACTTCGTGGGAAACCTCGCCATCACCGCGACCACGTCGGACGCCGACCTCGAGGCCTCCGGCACCACCTGCGAGAACGGCGACAAGTCGTCGTACTTCTGGCCGGTGGTCCGCATCGACCGATCGGTACGGTCCGGTGCGGACGTACGCCGGGCCCTGACCACGACCACGCCCACCGTGACGTGCCCGAGTGTGCGTGACCGGCTCCCCGCCGTGCCGGTCGGCGCGCGCAACGCCGTCCTCGCACGGCTGCGCGGCCTCGACGACGCAACGGCCCGGGCCAACGACCGCATGGCGCACAGCCGCGGACGCATCGACGCCCGCGCCAACGACAGGCTGCTGACATCGCTGCGGACCGAACGCGCCCGCCTCATCAAGGGCATCAGCGACAGCATCGCGGCCGGCGGGGGCCGCAGCTCCGGGCTCGTCTCGCTCGTCGAGTGCGACGTGAGCTACGACGGCATGCACGCCGCCATGCGGCACACCGCCGCCGAGGTCGAGGCCCGCGCCGTCGCCTCACCCCAGGTCCGGTGCCCGGCCGTACGCGACCGGCTCCCGGGCGTACCCGCCGCCGCTGTCGCCGAGGTGGACAGGAACCTCACCGAGCTGGACCGGCAGATCGCCGAGGCCGACGAACGCCTGGTGACCACCCGCGGTCAGGGCGGCCCGGACTTCGTCGCCAACGCCGTCGTCGGACCGCTCAACGCCCGGCGCGCCGCCGTCCTCGACCGCATCGCCACCGCCATCGGCCGGCACGCCGACCGGCCGCGGGGACTCGGCGCCCTTGCCACCTGCACCGTCGATCAGCAGAGCAGCGCGCCCGTCACCCCGGAACCCTCCGCCGGCGCCTCCGCCCCGCTGCCCGGCCCGCAGGGACCCGATCTCGAGCTGCCCAACAACACCGGCGGGATCGTGCGGCCGTCCTCCGTGCTGATCGAGTACCGCGGCAACGCCACCGCCAAGGTCGTACCCATGCCGAAGTTCCTGCGCGCGCTCACCGGCGACGCGAAGCCCACCAGCCGCGGCCCGGCCAACGCCCGCGCCGCCTGGACCTGTTCCGGGTTCGCCGACCGGCTCTCCGACCGGTACCCGATCTGCCCGGCCGGCCGGGCCGTGCAGCGCGTCCACGACTTCCCGGGCTGCTGGGACGGCAGGAACACCGACAGCACGAACCACCGCAGCCATCTCGCGTTCGCGGACGGGACGACCGGCGCGTGCCCCGCGGGCTTCGTGGCCATCCCCCAGCTGCGGATCACCATCTCGTACGCCATCGCCCGCGACGACCAGATCAGGGGCCGGTACGCGCTCGACTCCTTCCCGGAGGAGGACCACAACCCCTTCTCCGACCACGACGACTTCGTCAACGTCAACTCGGCCCGCACGATGCAGCACATCGCCACCTGCATCAACAAAGCCCGCACCTGCGCGGCACGGTGA